A single region of the Streptomyces sp. NBC_01262 genome encodes:
- the ppgK gene encoding polyphosphate--glucose phosphotransferase — protein sequence MKVFGVDIGGSGIKGAPVDLEVGDLADERFKVLTPHPATPEAVVDCVGQVVEHFGWSGPIGATYPGVVTNGTTRTAANVDQGWLGLDAAKLLSERVGAPVTLLNDADAAGIAEMAFGAGRGRKGTVIMLTLGTGIGSAVFTDGRLLANTELGHLELHGHDAEKKASTKAKEDEELTWEHWAHRVQKYLAHVEMLFSPELFVIGGGVSRKSAKFLPLIEGIRAEIVPAALQNNAGIVGAAMAAAAQD from the coding sequence ATGAAGGTTTTCGGTGTGGACATCGGCGGGTCGGGCATCAAGGGCGCGCCCGTGGATCTGGAGGTCGGCGATCTCGCGGACGAGCGTTTCAAGGTGCTCACCCCGCACCCGGCCACCCCCGAGGCGGTCGTGGACTGCGTCGGGCAGGTCGTGGAGCACTTTGGCTGGTCGGGCCCGATAGGCGCGACCTACCCGGGGGTCGTCACCAACGGCACGACCCGCACGGCCGCCAACGTCGACCAGGGCTGGCTCGGCCTGGACGCCGCCAAGCTGCTCTCCGAGCGGGTCGGCGCCCCCGTCACCCTGCTCAACGACGCGGACGCGGCCGGCATCGCCGAGATGGCCTTCGGCGCCGGCCGCGGCCGCAAGGGCACGGTCATCATGCTCACCCTCGGCACCGGCATAGGCAGCGCCGTCTTCACCGACGGCCGCCTGCTCGCCAACACCGAGCTCGGCCATCTTGAACTGCACGGCCACGACGCCGAGAAGAAGGCCTCCACCAAGGCCAAGGAGGACGAGGAGCTGACCTGGGAGCACTGGGCGCACCGCGTCCAGAAGTACCTCGCCCACGTCGAGATGCTCTTCTCGCCCGAGCTCTTCGTCATCGGCGGCGGCGTCAGCCGCAAGTCGGCCAAGTTCCTGCCCCTGATCGAGGGCATCCGCGCCGAGATCGTCCCGGCCGCCCTCCAGAACAACGCGGGCATCGTCGGCGCGGCGATGGCCGCCGCAGCCCAGGACTAG
- a CDS encoding type II toxin-antitoxin system Phd/YefM family antitoxin, translating into MSITASEARKALFPLIKKVNDDHEAIEIVSKHGNAVLISAEDYAALREGSYLLRSPANARRLLKAYENALGNINVSERELIDPDAADPAAGAA; encoded by the coding sequence ATGTCCATAACTGCGAGCGAAGCCCGCAAGGCTCTCTTTCCGCTGATCAAGAAGGTCAACGACGATCACGAGGCCATCGAGATCGTTTCCAAGCATGGCAACGCCGTGCTCATCTCGGCCGAGGACTACGCGGCGCTGCGCGAGGGCTCGTATCTGCTGCGCTCGCCTGCGAACGCACGGCGACTGCTCAAGGCGTACGAGAATGCACTGGGCAACATCAACGTGTCGGAGCGCGAGCTGATCGATCCGGATGCGGCGGATCCTGCTGCGGGTGCCGCGTGA
- a CDS encoding DUF2075 domain-containing protein, with translation MLLQLSAAELGQLIVARAGSVHLPLTEQLINEHFDIKGRTADQGDVASWNNSIPVVVRALLDCGLDDVEVQVEVGLPHTNSAVDLVLCGQHPGTATDSYLAVELKQVRHATVDPRCPIAVDLGFGDGKNKLHPVRQVQRYCEYMVRYLPHLRESADRLMGVALLHNARDADVEALFDLPESDHGFLYTLDDLDRFRRVLTSRFAPASGKRAAQALEQARRKPLLKVTDVARQRSVTGGGLTLLDEQYVAFDRITRHLEKTAPLTGFDVGLFYDADTAHSPALDPGRKRVYILRGGPGSGKSAVALELQRALGLKGREAVLASGSHAYTETLREIMLGTARHGQLSDKRSAARRLYQYFNSFTDTPPDSIDVLICDEAHRMRRSSTDRWTPKELRDDDRPQATELIRAARVPIFLLDDHQSIRPDEVGTARYLKELAEDSGCLVEVTDLEGTFRAGGSKLYQRWVQQLLGLDASDPVTWRPDGRMTLTVADSPEEMERFIRARGHEGATARITAGFCWPWSNPDGTRLVDDVHIGDWRRPWNVKPQHSVPNAPKSDLWSTDPRGIGQIGCVYTAQTFEYDWNGVIIGPELLFRNGKFTVDRTASRDPAFRSSVDKAIVERCIRNAYHVLLTRGVVGTVVYAVDQATHNELRRLIPGAIGMQHYNGAQPKLTAEGSQLPPAYRRRR, from the coding sequence GTGCTCCTGCAACTTTCCGCAGCCGAGCTCGGTCAACTCATCGTTGCCCGGGCCGGATCGGTGCATCTTCCGCTCACCGAGCAACTGATCAATGAGCATTTCGATATCAAGGGACGAACGGCCGATCAGGGCGATGTCGCCTCCTGGAACAACAGCATCCCCGTAGTGGTCAGGGCTCTGCTGGACTGTGGTCTCGACGACGTCGAGGTACAGGTCGAGGTCGGCCTGCCGCACACCAATTCCGCAGTCGACCTGGTGCTGTGTGGTCAGCACCCTGGCACGGCAACGGACTCATACCTCGCAGTCGAGCTGAAGCAGGTACGGCACGCCACGGTCGACCCCCGGTGTCCGATTGCCGTCGATCTCGGGTTCGGCGACGGGAAGAACAAGTTGCATCCGGTGCGGCAGGTCCAGCGCTATTGCGAGTACATGGTGCGCTACCTTCCCCACCTTCGGGAGAGTGCCGATCGGTTGATGGGGGTGGCGCTGCTCCACAACGCGCGGGACGCAGACGTGGAGGCGCTGTTCGATCTACCCGAGAGCGACCACGGTTTTCTCTACACGCTCGACGATCTGGATCGGTTCCGGCGAGTCCTCACCTCAAGATTCGCCCCCGCATCCGGGAAGCGCGCCGCACAGGCACTGGAGCAAGCCCGCCGCAAGCCTTTGCTCAAGGTCACCGATGTGGCGCGGCAGCGGTCCGTCACCGGCGGCGGCCTCACGCTCCTCGACGAGCAGTACGTCGCGTTCGACCGGATCACCCGGCACCTGGAGAAGACCGCACCTCTCACCGGCTTCGACGTCGGACTCTTCTACGACGCCGACACCGCCCACAGCCCTGCCCTCGATCCGGGCCGCAAACGCGTCTACATCCTGCGGGGCGGCCCTGGCAGCGGGAAGAGCGCCGTGGCCCTGGAGTTGCAGCGTGCGCTTGGGCTCAAGGGCCGCGAGGCCGTGCTGGCCAGCGGATCCCACGCGTACACGGAGACTCTGCGCGAGATCATGCTCGGTACGGCACGCCACGGGCAGTTGTCGGACAAGCGCAGCGCGGCTCGCAGGCTGTACCAGTACTTCAACAGCTTCACCGACACCCCGCCGGACAGCATTGATGTCCTGATCTGCGATGAGGCGCACCGCATGCGGCGCAGCTCGACAGACCGGTGGACGCCGAAGGAACTCCGGGACGACGACCGGCCGCAGGCGACCGAGTTGATCAGGGCAGCCAGAGTACCGATCTTCCTGCTCGACGACCATCAGTCGATCCGCCCGGATGAGGTGGGCACTGCCCGCTATCTCAAGGAGCTCGCCGAGGACAGCGGTTGTCTGGTCGAAGTGACAGATCTGGAGGGAACGTTCCGGGCGGGCGGAAGCAAGCTGTACCAGCGCTGGGTCCAGCAGTTGTTGGGACTGGACGCCTCCGATCCGGTGACCTGGCGACCGGACGGGCGGATGACGCTCACGGTCGCTGACTCCCCCGAGGAAATGGAGCGCTTCATCCGGGCACGTGGCCATGAGGGAGCCACGGCGCGCATCACCGCGGGCTTCTGCTGGCCGTGGAGCAACCCAGACGGGACACGACTCGTCGATGACGTGCACATCGGGGACTGGCGCCGGCCGTGGAATGTGAAACCGCAGCACAGCGTGCCGAACGCACCGAAGTCGGATCTGTGGTCGACCGATCCCCGTGGCATCGGGCAGATCGGCTGCGTCTACACAGCCCAGACCTTCGAGTACGACTGGAACGGCGTCATCATCGGTCCCGAGCTGCTGTTCCGTAACGGGAAGTTCACGGTGGACCGGACCGCTTCCCGTGATCCTGCTTTCCGTAGCTCTGTCGACAAGGCGATCGTCGAACGGTGTATCCGCAACGCTTACCACGTGCTCCTCACCCGCGGTGTCGTCGGCACCGTGGTCTACGCAGTTGACCAGGCAACCCACAACGAACTGCGCAGGCTCATCCCAGGCGCCATCGGCATGCAGCACTACAACGGCGCCCAGCCGAAGCTCACCGCTGAAGGATCACAGTTGCCCCCTGCCTACAGACGTCGCAGGTAG
- a CDS encoding Txe/YoeB family addiction module toxin: MRLVFEDQGWEDYTSWLKNDRKMLARINKLIEDVKRDPFEGIGKPEPLKYHLPGAWSRRIDDEHRLVYLVTDKEIVILAARYHY; the protein is encoded by the coding sequence GTGAGGCTTGTCTTCGAGGACCAGGGCTGGGAGGACTACACGTCCTGGCTCAAGAACGACCGCAAGATGCTCGCTCGGATCAACAAGCTGATCGAGGACGTCAAGCGTGACCCCTTCGAGGGGATCGGCAAGCCCGAGCCGCTCAAGTACCACTTGCCCGGAGCGTGGTCGCGGCGGATCGACGACGAGCACCGCCTCGTCTACCTGGTCACGGACAAGGAGATCGTGATCCTCGCTGCTCGCTATCACTACTGA
- a CDS encoding DUF6542 domain-containing protein, which produces MEQHTARTQSSAPRLPRPRATRAGATAAASLRRPESRLTALGTGLGLTAVTLAGGAVETLFAGEPGAFFGVVFVLACIAAAVFVRPYDLSAAPIAAPIAFAVAVVLTADSGEGGVAGHTMGAITALALLTGWLYAGTLCAAAIAAVRKMAYVRRQRRR; this is translated from the coding sequence GTGGAGCAACACACTGCGCGCACACAGTCCTCGGCACCCCGTCTTCCGCGTCCCCGCGCGACCCGGGCCGGCGCCACCGCCGCCGCGTCGCTGCGCAGGCCGGAGTCCCGGCTCACGGCGCTGGGCACCGGCCTTGGGCTGACGGCCGTCACGTTGGCCGGCGGGGCGGTGGAGACGCTGTTCGCCGGGGAGCCGGGGGCGTTCTTCGGGGTGGTGTTCGTGCTGGCGTGCATCGCGGCGGCGGTATTCGTACGGCCGTACGACCTGTCGGCGGCGCCGATCGCCGCGCCGATCGCGTTCGCGGTGGCCGTGGTGCTGACCGCGGACAGCGGTGAGGGCGGGGTGGCGGGGCACACGATGGGCGCGATCACGGCGCTGGCGCTGCTCACGGGATGGCTGTACGCGGGGACGCTGTGCGCCGCCGCCATCGCCGCCGTGCGCAAGATGGCGTACGTACGGCGACAGCGGCGGCGGTGA
- a CDS encoding DUF6408 family protein has translation MAVVEYTPKHRIWVRDVLVGITAGLGSNLMWVLAQAVVHRLG, from the coding sequence GTGGCTGTCGTCGAGTACACGCCCAAGCACCGGATCTGGGTCCGTGATGTCCTGGTGGGCATCACGGCGGGCCTCGGCTCGAACCTGATGTGGGTGCTGGCGCAGGCCGTGGTGCACCGCCTCGGCTGA
- a CDS encoding DUF2075 domain-containing protein, with protein MLFRDSAAAVAAECLSGALFFRLTEQFVHVHGHKPGTSEVRSWERSIPVLASALNDAGLGQVEMLLEYGLPLNSKRADAVLAGVHPETGLPSYVVVELKQWSSAEPDDDDPSLCRIDAYDRAVLNPVDQVRGYCEYLISFNGALAGHPERVTGAAYLHNATQFGVNGLFEAEQNQHGQLFIGARRGEFIDFLRTKLGVKSGASAADELVNAKIGPSKQLMAVAAQEVSEREQFVLLDEQKIAYHVVLNAVRRAKQSDHKEVVVVTGGPGTGKSVIALSLLGELYRQGTTALHATGSSSFTTTMRKVAGARKRAVQDLFKYFNSFMTAERNSLDVLICDEAHRMRETSANRYTPASNRTGKAQIEELIDAARVPVFLLDEHQVVRPGEMGTVAEIEAAAAQKGLRCQVVPLDSQFRCGGSDAYLRWVVRLLGLEPGGPVAWEPDGKMQLILAGSPREMEAFLDDRRSHKYSARMSAGYCWKWTKKVPPGQALPADVIVGEWERPWNVFGDRAVGGAPPAALWATDPAGFGQVGCVYTAQGFEYDWSGVIIGPDLVWRGDRWVTDRTASKDPVFKKSTPDADVDRLIRNTYKVLLTRGMIGTVVYSTDAETREKLRALTGTTSSFAAV; from the coding sequence TTGCTGTTCCGCGACTCCGCCGCCGCGGTCGCCGCCGAGTGTCTCTCCGGCGCTCTCTTTTTCCGCCTGACGGAGCAGTTCGTGCACGTGCACGGTCACAAGCCTGGTACGTCCGAGGTCCGCTCGTGGGAGCGGAGCATCCCAGTACTGGCGAGCGCGCTCAACGATGCGGGGCTCGGGCAGGTGGAAATGCTCCTGGAGTACGGGCTGCCGCTGAACAGCAAGCGCGCCGATGCCGTACTGGCCGGGGTGCACCCCGAGACCGGTCTGCCGTCGTACGTCGTCGTGGAGCTTAAGCAGTGGAGCAGCGCCGAGCCAGACGACGACGATCCGTCGCTGTGCCGCATCGACGCATACGACCGGGCAGTGCTGAACCCCGTCGATCAGGTACGCGGCTATTGCGAGTACCTCATCTCCTTCAACGGAGCACTGGCCGGGCACCCGGAACGCGTCACCGGCGCCGCCTATCTGCACAATGCCACTCAGTTCGGCGTCAACGGGCTCTTCGAAGCCGAGCAAAACCAGCACGGTCAGCTCTTCATCGGCGCGCGGCGCGGGGAGTTCATCGACTTTCTGCGTACGAAGCTGGGGGTCAAGTCCGGGGCTTCGGCTGCGGACGAGCTCGTCAACGCGAAGATCGGCCCGTCCAAGCAGCTCATGGCGGTGGCCGCCCAAGAGGTGAGTGAGCGCGAGCAGTTCGTATTGCTGGACGAGCAGAAGATCGCGTACCACGTGGTCCTCAACGCCGTCCGCCGCGCCAAGCAGTCCGACCACAAGGAGGTCGTGGTCGTCACGGGCGGGCCCGGCACCGGCAAGAGCGTCATCGCCCTGTCGCTCCTCGGTGAGCTGTACCGGCAGGGCACCACCGCGTTGCACGCGACGGGCTCCAGCTCGTTCACGACGACGATGAGAAAGGTCGCGGGCGCTCGGAAGCGCGCGGTGCAGGATCTCTTCAAGTACTTCAACAGCTTCATGACCGCCGAGCGCAACAGTCTCGATGTCCTGATCTGCGATGAAGCTCACCGCATGCGAGAGACCTCGGCCAACCGCTACACGCCGGCGTCGAATCGCACCGGCAAGGCCCAGATCGAGGAGCTCATCGACGCGGCGCGCGTCCCGGTCTTCCTGCTGGACGAGCATCAGGTCGTGCGGCCCGGCGAGATGGGCACGGTCGCGGAGATCGAGGCAGCTGCTGCGCAGAAGGGTCTTCGCTGTCAGGTGGTGCCGTTGGACAGCCAGTTCCGGTGCGGTGGTAGCGATGCGTATCTGCGGTGGGTGGTGCGGCTGTTGGGGCTTGAGCCGGGTGGTCCTGTGGCGTGGGAGCCCGACGGCAAGATGCAGCTCATACTCGCGGGCAGTCCGCGGGAAATGGAGGCTTTCCTCGACGACCGCCGCTCACACAAATACAGCGCGCGTATGTCCGCGGGCTACTGCTGGAAGTGGACGAAGAAGGTGCCACCCGGGCAGGCACTGCCCGCAGATGTCATCGTCGGGGAGTGGGAACGGCCCTGGAACGTCTTCGGTGACCGGGCCGTCGGGGGCGCGCCTCCGGCCGCCCTGTGGGCAACTGATCCGGCCGGTTTCGGGCAAGTGGGCTGCGTGTACACGGCGCAGGGTTTCGAGTACGACTGGAGTGGCGTCATCATCGGCCCCGACCTGGTGTGGCGCGGCGACCGCTGGGTCACCGACCGTACGGCGTCCAAGGATCCGGTCTTCAAGAAGTCGACTCCGGACGCGGATGTGGACCGGCTGATCCGCAACACGTACAAGGTGCTGCTGACGCGGGGAATGATCGGCACGGTGGTGTACTCGACCGACGCCGAGACACGCGAAAAGCTGCGGGCACTGACCGGCACGACCTCAAGCTTCGCGGCGGTGTGA
- a CDS encoding Rieske 2Fe-2S domain-containing protein: MNLRRGRGRDLADLPRDPRADQYPMPFVPYGWYAVLRSEELRPGRLVNLHYFGRALVAFRGAGGQAAVRDAHCPHYGAHLGSGGKVVDGTVECPFHGWRFGADGRCTHAPFATRTPKVSIGGLPVREHSGLVFVYTGPDAPSWEVPGIPESSSGEFAAPIDDVCRSRIHIQEMRENIVDESHFTFIHGQNEPPVMDLLPDGPFAETRSRFGRRVLGWDINNTFDVYMYGPGVMVVRVLGPVLSLTAVALTTPVDERTSELRMLYYIRKPARLPFLAPVLKLVFRAEALGEVREEVRIWDHKIHRPRPLLLPHERGIKALRRWYAQFYPSDVTSDVTSELPVQPGTATAMS, encoded by the coding sequence ATGAATTTACGCCGTGGCCGTGGCCGTGACCTCGCAGATCTGCCGCGTGACCCGCGAGCCGACCAGTATCCGATGCCGTTCGTTCCGTATGGGTGGTACGCCGTCCTGCGCAGCGAAGAGCTTCGGCCGGGCAGGCTCGTGAACCTCCACTACTTCGGGCGTGCCCTCGTCGCCTTCCGCGGAGCGGGCGGGCAGGCGGCGGTCCGTGACGCGCACTGCCCGCACTACGGGGCGCATCTGGGCTCCGGGGGGAAGGTCGTGGACGGGACCGTCGAGTGCCCGTTCCACGGGTGGCGGTTCGGGGCGGACGGGCGGTGTACGCACGCCCCCTTCGCGACCCGCACTCCGAAGGTGTCCATCGGCGGGTTGCCGGTGCGCGAGCACAGCGGGCTCGTCTTCGTGTACACGGGACCGGACGCCCCGTCGTGGGAGGTGCCCGGGATCCCGGAGAGCAGCTCGGGGGAGTTCGCCGCGCCGATCGATGACGTGTGCCGGTCGCGCATCCACATCCAGGAGATGCGCGAGAACATCGTGGACGAGTCGCACTTCACCTTCATTCACGGACAGAACGAACCACCCGTCATGGACCTGCTGCCGGACGGCCCGTTCGCCGAGACTCGCAGCCGCTTCGGGCGGCGCGTTCTGGGCTGGGACATCAACAACACCTTCGACGTGTACATGTACGGCCCCGGGGTCATGGTGGTCCGGGTCCTCGGCCCCGTCCTGTCGCTGACCGCCGTCGCCCTCACCACCCCCGTCGACGAGCGCACGAGCGAACTGCGGATGCTCTACTACATCCGCAAACCCGCCCGGCTTCCGTTCCTGGCACCGGTCCTCAAGCTCGTCTTCCGTGCGGAGGCCCTGGGGGAGGTACGCGAGGAGGTCCGGATCTGGGACCACAAGATCCACCGGCCGCGCCCGCTGCTGCTGCCCCACGAGAGGGGCATCAAGGCACTTCGCCGCTGGTACGCCCAGTTCTATCCGTCCGATGTCACCTCCGACGTCACGTCCGAGCTGCCGGTTCAGCCGGGGACCGCCACCGCGATGTCATAG
- the ychF gene encoding redox-regulated ATPase YchF — protein MSLTIGIVGLPNVGKSTLFNALTKNDVLAANYPFATIEPNVGVVGVPDPRLAVLAKIFGSQKILPATVDFVDIAGIVRGASEGEGLGNKFLAHIRESDAICQVIRAFVDPDVVHVDGKVSPKDDIETINTELILADMQSVEKALPRLTKDSRLHKDKAAVLAAVQDAQKILEEGRTLFSAGITAGTEQAKLLHELHLLTIKPFLYVFNVDEDELVNEDFKAEQRALVAPAEAIFLNAKIESELIELDDDEALELLQSMGQEEPGMATLGRVGFDTLGLQTYLTAGPKEVRAWTIKKGATAPEAAGVIHTDFQKGFIKAEIVSFDDLVECGSIPEARSKGKARIEGKEYVMQDGDVVEFRFNV, from the coding sequence GTGTCGCTCACGATCGGAATCGTCGGCCTGCCGAATGTCGGCAAGTCGACCCTGTTCAACGCCCTGACCAAGAACGACGTGCTGGCGGCCAACTACCCGTTCGCCACCATCGAGCCCAACGTCGGCGTGGTCGGCGTCCCCGATCCCCGGCTCGCCGTCCTCGCGAAGATCTTCGGCTCCCAGAAGATCCTTCCCGCCACCGTCGACTTCGTCGACATCGCCGGCATCGTCCGCGGCGCCTCCGAGGGCGAGGGCCTGGGCAACAAGTTCCTCGCCCACATCCGCGAGTCCGACGCGATCTGCCAGGTCATCCGCGCCTTCGTCGACCCCGACGTCGTCCACGTGGACGGCAAGGTGTCCCCCAAGGACGACATCGAGACCATCAACACCGAGCTGATCCTCGCCGACATGCAGTCCGTCGAGAAGGCCCTTCCCCGCCTCACCAAGGACTCCCGCCTCCACAAGGACAAGGCCGCCGTCCTCGCCGCCGTCCAGGACGCCCAGAAGATCCTCGAAGAGGGCCGCACCCTCTTCTCCGCCGGCATCACCGCCGGCACCGAGCAGGCCAAGCTCCTCCACGAGCTGCACCTCCTCACCATCAAGCCCTTCCTCTACGTCTTCAACGTCGACGAGGACGAGCTGGTCAACGAGGACTTCAAGGCCGAGCAGCGCGCCCTCGTCGCCCCCGCCGAGGCCATCTTCCTCAACGCCAAGATCGAGTCCGAGCTCATCGAGCTCGACGACGACGAGGCCCTTGAGCTCCTCCAGTCCATGGGCCAGGAAGAGCCCGGCATGGCCACCCTCGGCCGCGTCGGCTTCGACACCCTCGGCCTCCAGACCTACCTCACCGCCGGCCCCAAGGAAGTCCGCGCCTGGACCATCAAAAAGGGCGCCACCGCCCCCGAGGCAGCCGGTGTCATCCACACCGACTTCCAGAAGGGCTTCATCAAGGCCGAGATCGTCTCCTTCGACGACCTCGTCGAATGCGGCTCCATCCCCGAGGCCCGCTCCAAGGGCAAGGCGCGCATCGAGGGCAAGGAGTACGTCATGCAGGACGGCGACGTGGTGGAGTTCCGTTTCAACGTGTGA